The genomic DNA TATAACAGGTGACAATTTTTATGTCTCATTGTACGAGGAAGTTGAGCTTTACATCCTCTTTTTGCAGCGTGTCATTAATGCCACAAAATTTGCATGTAACTATACGTCCTCATAACGGCACCAAGCATGAACAAGGAAACACTGCCCCTAACAGCATGTTGTATTTCCTGGTTATTGTTCACAGCGCTAGAGACGTcgacatttacattatttaaatctgTGTCGTCCAGTTTGCTGTTTTGCTCAGTTATACTTCGCATTGTAGTGAATTTAAACATCTTAATCTGTGTTTTAACTTAtgcctttcttttcctttttcttaaaataaaggTATGGGTTTGTTGAATTTGACGACCCCCGTGACGCAGACGATGCGGTCTATGACCTGAACGGGAAAGAGTTGTGCGGGGAAAGGGTCATTGTGGAGCACACGAAGGGACCTCGTCGCGACGGAGGCTATGGCGGAAGGAGTACGTATCCGGAAAGATTCTTGTTCTCGTttcatattaataattaatttaatgtcatTGTTGAGGGATTTCATTCACTACAGAGAACCTAAATTACCTAGTCcacaaaaacaaatttcaaaCTTGTCCTTGGTGGCTGATGTGCATTAAATTCATATCGCAATAATCATGGTAGGAACTGTAAGGGGGTGACACTCTGATTTAAGGTGGAACGTCTGGGGGCTTTTGATACAGTAGATGGTGCCCAGAGCTGGGAGATGTTGTGAAAGCGGAGATGATGTTAAATTTGTTATTATAATACTGTAATATAGCAAAAAATACTGTCTCTTCTGGTCACAAAAGCTGTATTTTAATAAAGACAGCAATTTGGTCACATTTTCCTGTTAAACATCGagccatttaaataaaaacacaagttaaagCTTTGGTCAGCATCGCCCAGCTCTACTGGCACCTTGTCTCCATTTCTGATGATCAAGCACAGCCTGTCCTCGTACTTGAAAGTTAACTTGCTTAAATtgctttctttcagttttttattgtctctgaGCCATACACACCCCCTTATCCAGACTGTCTTAATTTCATCAGCATTGTTCTCTCTCAGTCAGCCATCCAGGTTTCTGATGATCCTTTTGTAACATACAGGCGTGTCTCAGTTTCTGTATAGGACACCACAGAGCTGCAGTTTTGCTTCGTATTGTCTTGCAAATAGACGAGGTAGACGATGTACGAGCAGCACTCACCACACCACTAAACAGCTTTTCTACAGACTCAACAGACGGTTTCCTTATCAGCACAGAACGTGATCAAATTTGTGTGCACCAGAGCCACCAATGACATGAAataatatcttctttttttccatgtgatgtattttaaataattttttggGTGAAACAAACAATGCAGCTACGTGGGAATATGTGATGGGGGAAATGGCTTTACTGATGGAAAGggatatatgtttttttttaattttgaataCTGTAAAATAACCATTTGATTGTCAAATATATTGTAATTGATTGtcttattcagttttttttatttttattttattttatttaaaatgattgtcaATTTAAAGGTAAAGATTTAACAAAGAACCtcaatgttttaattgaaaGAGTCCTTTGCTGACTGCCTGCCCCTATTGCTGGCCATGGTGTCCCCCCTTTCCAAGAGTGTGGTTTGACCATTCTGGGCCCCTGGGCAGACCAAAAAAGGGAGCCATTGTGAATGAAGACCGCTTTTCCCATTAGGCCCAGGCCGGGTGGTGAGGATGCCATGGGGGTTAGGAAGAGATGTGGGTTCAGCTCTTATAGGTGCCTGACAAAAGAACATGTTTTGTAACAGTGAAATGTTTCTAGATAGGATAGCTTAGAAACTTGCTTTTAGTTCACCGTAAGTACTTCCTCAATCAGTTATGtattttgaattttcttttttttgttatttagacAATAGGCCTATTGAACTTTAACCAAAATTTAAACAGCTACAATTGTTGTATAGGTCTaggcttttaaataaatactataggaagaaaaaatctttaagtctttttttttttttttttttttttttttttttactacttaataatttttattccttttttgtaatatttttcaaCTTTTGCTTTTCcccttttgtttcctttttcccAAGTcaatattgattatattttttgtagAGAGTAGCTTGGAGCTTAGAATAATTGCACCGTCTCagttgcttttttgttgttgtttttttgtgtttttctttaaagtccTCATTAATTTGTTCTTTCCTTGTTACCTTGAAAGGTGGATATGGACGTTGGGGACGAGACAGATACGGTCCACCGATAAGGACAGATTATCGGCTCATTGTTGAGAATCTTTCCAGCCGCTGCAGCTGGCAGGACCTGAAGGTATGCGGCTCAGTTTTCGTACATACAGTTTCATATGTCAGTCCAGTCTAAAGAAAGTCATGTTCAAAGACACCTCATAGTACAGCAGAAATGTTACCTAATATATCTGCTATGTAGCTCTTAAGAGTACGTAGTTTAGAAATGTAATGCATTAGAAGTGTTAAGCCAGTTTCACATGATTATGTAAGTACACACAGTTCTTCAGCACTGTTTTTAGTGGTGTTACATTTCCAACAGGGTTACATTGAATACTCCACACCTTACCAAAACTACGTGATTAGAAAAATTAAAAGAGAATTTACCGCACATGTtaagctttaaaataaacatgctcactgtgtgcgtgtgtttctaTTCCCCGCAGGACTACATGAGGCAGGCGGGGGAGGTGACTTACGCTGACACTCACAAGGGACGCAGGAATGAAGGGGTGATCGAGTTCAGGCTCTACTCTGATATGAAGAGGGCTCTGGAGAAGCTGGACGGCACAGAGGTGAATGGCAGAAAGATCCGGCTCATTGAGGACCGGCCTGGTGCCAAACGCCGTCGTTCTTACTCTCGCAGCCGCAGCCGTTCCAGGTTAGTGTTGGAAACTGCTTTCGCACACAGCGTTATGTGTAGTgggtcatttttaatttattaaatatgatgtacattgtttttttcctctcaggtCCCGCTCCAGGAGCCGCAGGTCTCGCAAGAGCCGCAGCCGTAGCGAGAGCAGCAGCCGCAGCCGCTCCCACTCCAGGTGAGCAGTCCAAAGTCCACCAGATAAGGGGCATATCAGGCAACTCAAGTGTTTGTAGTAGTTCAGCAGTGCAAATTAACATCCAATGATAAGAATAAACTGATCTGAGAAAGCTTTGTACTTTTGTCGGATCGTTTTGAAAATTGTGTGGTGACCGTTTCCCTCCATAGCAGTGTGAAAACACAGATTTATATGATCCAAAACTTCAGAAGAACTCCTGCAGTGTAAAACATTAAACCAGTGATTCAAGCTTCTGACTGCTTTGAATCCTGAGCATATTATATAAGTTATGAAGCTTTTAATGGTCCTTGTGTCCATTAAGTATAAACATAGAATGACCTTCCTCTTCACTGCAGTTACAGTTCATAAAACTGCATTTGAAATGTTATTGCTCCCTAAATAGCCTTGTACAAAACAGACAGTGACAGCAGTTGTGGATCATTTATTGTGTATGCCCTGCAGCAGCTGGTAGTCTCTGATtgaatcatatatatatatatatgtgtctaTGTCTTTCAGGAATTGACACTTGAAAACCAGTTACACTTTTTTATAAGAAGGGGCAGGGAACCTTTTTTAGTCGACATGTAGACATTTATTCATAAGTTTAGAGCTTTGTGCAAAAGGTTTTTTATGCCGCCCTAAGAGACAGCTCTTCTCAACTGCTGGGTTTGTGTCATGGACTCCTCAGTGGCTCACTGCCAGATGTTTCTAGAGTTTAGTAATCTGAGAGCACAAGATGGCAGACATAAATGTGTGTTGCGATAGATACAAGAAATACTTTGTGCTATTTTCACcaacaaataacatttttgagCTTCTTTTATTCATGTCTGTGACCTGCTTTATGTTAAGGGGAATTTAGTCTTAGAGGTGCACTTCCTATGTCCCATGTCCTGTTTAGACTTTTTCAATGTAAAAGTTAATTCTGCTGCttgatttttattaattttattcatttattttctccccCCACAGAGCGGCTTCACGTTCTCGCAGCCGATCCCGTAGCAAGAAGAATAAGGGCGGCAAGaacaagaaggaggaagaggagcgcAGCAACGGAGCTCAGAAGGGCAAGGACCGCAGCAGGAGCCGCAGCCCCAAGAGCCGCAGCCCCAAGAGCCGCAGCCCCAAGAGCCGCAGCCCCAAGAACCGCAGCAGGAGCCGCAGCCCCAAGAGCCGCAGCCCCAAGAGCCGTAGCCCCAAGAGCCGCAGCCCCAAGAGCCGCAGCCCCAAGAGCAAAAAGAgcaagaaagaagggaagaagacCAAGAAGGACGATTCCAGGTCCAGATCTCGCTCTCGCTCCAGGTCTCGTTCTAGATCGGGGATTAAGGATCGCTCCAGGAAATCTGGTTCAAAGGGCCGCGACCCGCCCAAAAGCGACGACGAGGGAGGCGAGCCGGAAAGGGGCTCTCGCTCCCGTTCCCGCTCCCCCGCTGAATCCAAATCCAGAGCGAGGTCTAAATCAAAGTCCAAATCTAAATCCCATTCCCCTTCACCAGTCAAAGCCCGATCCCGATCCCGATCCGCCTCCCGTTCAGAGTCCCGCTCCAAATCCCGCTCCCAATCTCGCTCCCGCTCCCGTTCTCGCTCCTAGTTctgattttggactgttgatcatgAGCCCTTATCCCCCTGTTTCCCCTGTTCCTCCTTTTACATTCCCCGAAACCCCCGACACGCCCCCCACCCCCTGTTTTTTGATAAATAGTTGTAGAATACCAGGCACTCGTGCTCTATGTCTTTTATGCACATGCTTCTCCATTTCATTTGACTTTTACtcaacatattttttcattagaGCTGTCTCTGGTGGAGGTGTTTGTAAAATAACAGGGTGCAATCTCAGTTTTATAAGTTTAAATGATGGTATGGTATGTGTCTTagccttttttaaatcaaatgtagaAGCATACTGTTGTCTATTTGCTGGGTGGGAATATGTTGTAACATTTCACCTTTGTGAAAACCTTGTACCgttttatttgaaatttaaaaatgccTGTTCTGGATTTCTCACTttgggtttgtgttttttttaaatatacattaatacaATAAATTTCAGTTCTTCTGTACATCTACAGATCCAATTATATCAGGAAAGTTTGTTATTCCGGTTTCTTTCCAGCTCGTTATTAGTTTGCGCTTATTAGTGGTTTAGTCATGTTCTCATGACTCCTGACCAGAGGTGGGAAGTAaggaagtatttgtactttgttaCTGTACTTCAGTAGATTGTCCAGGAatctgtactttacttttttcttactacttttttacttttactccctacatttgaacacattctttctactccttacattgtcaaa from Scomber scombrus chromosome 16, fScoSco1.1, whole genome shotgun sequence includes the following:
- the srsf4 gene encoding serine/arginine-rich splicing factor 4 isoform X4 is translated as MGVRKRCGYGRWGRDRYGPPIRTDYRLIVENLSSRCSWQDLKDYMRQAGEVTYADTHKGRRNEGVIEFRLYSDMKRALEKLDGTEVNGRKIRLIEDRPGAKRRRSYSRSRSRSRSRSRSRRSRKSRSRSESSSRSRSHSRAASRSRSRSRSKKNKGGKNKKEEEERSNGAQKGKDRSRSRSPKSRSPKSRSPKSRSPKNRSRSRSPKSRSPKSRSPKSRSPKSRSPKSKKSKKEGKKTKKDDSRSRSRSRSRSRSRSGIKDRSRKSGSKGRDPPKSDDEGGEPERGSRSRSRSPAESKSRARSKSKSKSKSHSPSPVKARSRSRSASRSESRSKSRSQSRSRSRSRS
- the srsf4 gene encoding serine/arginine-rich splicing factor 4 isoform X3, which translates into the protein MKTAFPIRPRPGGGYGRWGRDRYGPPIRTDYRLIVENLSSRCSWQDLKDYMRQAGEVTYADTHKGRRNEGVIEFRLYSDMKRALEKLDGTEVNGRKIRLIEDRPGAKRRRSYSRSRSRSRSRSRSRRSRKSRSRSESSSRSRSHSRAASRSRSRSRSKKNKGGKNKKEEEERSNGAQKGKDRSRSRSPKSRSPKSRSPKSRSPKNRSRSRSPKSRSPKSRSPKSRSPKSRSPKSKKSKKEGKKTKKDDSRSRSRSRSRSRSRSGIKDRSRKSGSKGRDPPKSDDEGGEPERGSRSRSRSPAESKSRARSKSKSKSKSHSPSPVKARSRSRSASRSESRSKSRSQSRSRSRSRS
- the srsf4 gene encoding serine/arginine-rich splicing factor 4 isoform X1, translated to MSRVYIGRLSYRAREKDVERFFKGYGKILEVDLKNGYGFVEFDDPRDADDAVYDLNGKELCGERVIVEHTKGPRRDGGYGGRSGYGRWGRDRYGPPIRTDYRLIVENLSSRCSWQDLKDYMRQAGEVTYADTHKGRRNEGVIEFRLYSDMKRALEKLDGTEVNGRKIRLIEDRPGAKRRRSYSRSRSRSRSRSRSRRSRKSRSRSESSSRSRSHSRAASRSRSRSRSKKNKGGKNKKEEEERSNGAQKGKDRSRSRSPKSRSPKSRSPKSRSPKNRSRSRSPKSRSPKSRSPKSRSPKSRSPKSKKSKKEGKKTKKDDSRSRSRSRSRSRSRSGIKDRSRKSGSKGRDPPKSDDEGGEPERGSRSRSRSPAESKSRARSKSKSKSKSHSPSPVKARSRSRSASRSESRSKSRSQSRSRSRSRS
- the srsf4 gene encoding serine/arginine-rich splicing factor 4 isoform X2, with protein sequence MPWGLGRDVGSALIGGYGRWGRDRYGPPIRTDYRLIVENLSSRCSWQDLKDYMRQAGEVTYADTHKGRRNEGVIEFRLYSDMKRALEKLDGTEVNGRKIRLIEDRPGAKRRRSYSRSRSRSRSRSRSRRSRKSRSRSESSSRSRSHSRAASRSRSRSRSKKNKGGKNKKEEEERSNGAQKGKDRSRSRSPKSRSPKSRSPKSRSPKNRSRSRSPKSRSPKSRSPKSRSPKSRSPKSKKSKKEGKKTKKDDSRSRSRSRSRSRSRSGIKDRSRKSGSKGRDPPKSDDEGGEPERGSRSRSRSPAESKSRARSKSKSKSKSHSPSPVKARSRSRSASRSESRSKSRSQSRSRSRSRS